The segment TACTCTTAGAAACACTAACAAATAAccaaaaattaataatactacTTTCTAATATCTTTTAATGTATTATATTAATTACACCATACAGTATATGTTACTcagagaagaaagaaaagaaattcccTGCCTTAAATTCTTGCTCCAGGATAGGACAACTACACTGGCTCTGAATATAGGTACTGCTTTGATGTTTGAAGAGAGGTGATATGATAATATTAACAATTCACACTAATTAATTCTATATAACATTTCAATGGGCCACATCTGTGCAATTCTTACAAGTAAACATGGCATATCAAATTACAGTAATCAATAAGGTGGTTGATGTTGAATCAATCCTTATTTATTACTTCTTCGGTCTTATAATAAGAGTCCTTCATTTCTTTTACATATattaaaaaccaaaataaaattaattaatttgtaaattaattttaaataattaacttttaTAATTATTCACCATTCAATCTGTTTATATTCACCTCACAAACATTTGGACAGATGGAAAATGATGTTTTTCGATTTTACTAGAAATTTTGGGTTCGAAGTCAACTCTTAACGTACAACactgtaaaaaaaatttaagagacaTTTTTGTCGTTTATTGTGGTCCTCTTCAACTTCCTGACTAAAAAATTAGTCTATACAATTGCATGTAGAGAATATCCCATGCCTTGTATTGTATTAAACACTGGAAAACTCCAACAAAATCAGATATCACATTAAAGTGTGATGGGGTGGGGGGGTGGGTTCCAATAATCAAATCTAAGAACTCAAGACAATGCAAAGCAAAAATCACTTAAATGAAAAAGCAGAAGCAGATCATACAGCTCATCTCATTACTATCATATTAATGAGGGAGAATTGTTAGCATCACAGATCGTTTTCTTGTTAATGAATTTAATTTCTGTACAACCTCTttctcttttattattatcattattattattattattattattattattattattattattattattattattattattattattattataacttttgttggaaaaacattttatttaaatatagaaaataataaGACCCTTATACTAATCATCATCATGAACATGTAATAAAAAGATTAATCATATATGAACTATTTTAATTATGCTTAGATCAGGAATGTATAATATGAATGGTTTTGAAAGGATACTATAGATTTTGATAAGGCCTCGACAAGACattgattttgtttttctttgtacTACTATATTTTACGTTACGTGTACTACTAACCTACACTAGCAAAGCTTTTCATTCATGGGGCCTTGGACCACGACATGTTTTCATTTATTAATGATCACCTGTAGCCTAATTAACGAGTTCCTTTTCCCCACTCAACAATATTTTGCAACCATCTATTTTGGTGGAGTGTGTGGACAATTACACATGTTTTAGCTTCTAACAATAGTTACATGATCAATCACCGGGGCGGAGCCTGAAATTTTAGATAGtaagtaaaaataattaattggaCTGGACCATtggttattcatctgttttagtTTTTACATCTTGTTTATACAAATTTTGTTCCTGATTTTGTCTAAAATGAACTATTAAATTAGGAggaatacaaagaaaataggagTTGAGTCCAAGCGCGTGTCCAAGCTAATTGGGCTATAGAACCGCCCCTGTAATCCATAATTGTCAAACCATTGACTCCTTTAAATATGTTGTTATAGTCTAATTGAAGGGTTAAAgacatatttatattattataaattttttgtcCTCATTAATAGAGTTTTAAGAGAATACATATAAAAGTAAAGCATAGCGACAAATTGGACCCTTTAAGAGAATACACAAAAGAAAAACATGTTAACAAATTGGaccactattttattttttttaaatcaattctcTTAAAAATTACGTTTGTAGTTTTAGGAGATATAATATTGCTTTGCATGAGTTTTGAATTCTATGTAAAAGATAAATTGTCTCAAGTGCTAGGAAGTAAAAAATGTCAAATGTACAAGGTATAAAAATATGTTGACTGTCTAAATACGTTCTCTCACGTTTGATCATTTTACTTGAAGTGACTTTAAGGGTTGCATGTCATGCCCTAAAACTTAGGGGTAGCAAACAGACATACTCACCTCGTTTAGGCCCATCCCGCAAaagtccaaaaaaaaaaaaacagagaagTCATAATTGAGGGTGTTAGTACAACCCACACAAAAATGTTGGGTTTGGGCTCCCTTCTTatgtggagaaagatccaaatatGTAGAAGATCTACAGGTATATGGTTTTATTCGGCCAGATGAAGAATGAGAGTTTGAAGATCTACACGTATGTGGTTTTATTCAGAAATATGTAGAAGATAATGTTTGTAAACTTGTTGCTAATGAGACACATGTAAAAAATTTGTGGGAGAAGATATAGTCCTTGTATGCCTCTAAATTAGGGAATAATAAATTGTTCTTGTTGAGTAGCTTCATAAGTTTAAAGTATAAGGAGGAGACTTCTATTTCATATCACTTGAGTGAATTTCAAGGGATCCTTGATCAAATAGTATTCTTATTGAGGAGATGAGAAGGAAGACACGTGGTTCTTCATCTCAATTCGAGGCATTTGTCAATGAAAATAGAGGAGAAGTCAGAAAAAAGGAACCAAAGGGTGGCAAAGAGAAAAGCAGAAGAAGATTCTAGCCGCGATACAAGAATTTGGAGTGTCATCATTACTATAAAATAGGACACTTGCAAAAGTATTGTTATTAGTGGAAAAGGGATAACAAAggcaagaaaggtaagtctaaacAAAGAGATCATAAAGATCACAGTGATGATCGTGTTACTATTGCTACTAGTGATGATCTTGTTATTCCTGGTGATCATTAGTCTGTTAATCTCATATCAGACAAGATCAGGTGGATAGTTGACAGTGGTGATACATTGTAAGTTACACAAAGGAAGGAGTTATTCACATCTTATACTTCTAGTGACTTTGGAGTGTTCAAGATGGGTAATGATGGTGTATCTAAGGAGATTAGTGTTGGTGATGTTTTCTTGAAAACCAACACGGGAATTCAATTATTGCTTAGAGGTGTCAAACATGCTCCAGATGTTCGTTTTAATTTGATCTTTGTGCATATGCTAGATGGTTGTGGTTACGAAAATTACTTTTGTTTTGGAAAATGGAAACTTAACAAAGGTAAGTTGGTTTTTTCTATAGGGATTTAGGCATATAAGGGGAGTCAAACCTAAAAGATTAGGCCAttggatggaagaacttcttgcTTAAGTATGACATTTGGTATCACTACAAGAAGTCTCCTCCCCAGCGACATATATTAGCGACGTGGAAACCACGTGGCTCCGAATTGCTTGTTGCGACGTGACATTAACTTCGCAAGgtgtattttaatattaaataacttTATAGCTATAAAGTAATCAGAAGTCAGGCATGGGGTAATGTGAAAAAAGGTTGCGACGTGGGATACACGTCGCTACATTAAATCATTAAAAGCCATAACGTTCAAATGGGGGGAATATTCAAATTTTTGCAAAATTTGGGTGTGACGTTAGAAACACGTCACAACCTTTAGAAACCAAacacaacgttccactgaagtgaCATAGTGGCAGCTTTGCAGGCAGAGGCATTAATGATTGTTACCGTTGCCATGTTGCGACGTGGTTCTCACGTGGCAAATAGCAATGTGGTTATCACGTCGCTACAATGTGTATTTATGTACCCAATTCACTTCCCTCCACCACCATACATGAACTCATTTTCGTTTTCTCTGTAAAACGAAACCCAGAAGCAACTCTCCCAAAATCCAACCCTCCTAAAATCCAACCCTTCTCTCCCAAGATCAATTCaatcccaatttttttttatatcaaaggTAATTAAGGTTACAtttgatattttgtttattttcttataatttcattctatattttgtttttaatttttgttttttttttgtatagatttagtagattgaagaaggtggagtagattgaagaaggaggagtagattgaagaagaggtaagttatttttttctattgtagtatattttaaatagatttattAGGTTATTTTTGTATAGATTTTAAAGAGATAagttttttattagatttattaggtatattttataaaattttattatataaattttattatataaattatattttatagattttattatataaattttattttatagattttattatataaattttattatatataaattttattatataaattaattaattaattatataaaacacaattcatCCTGcgtgattaaatttaaaaaaaaaacatttaatgtaGCGAAGTGAAAACCACGTCGCTACTTTGGTCAACATCACACTTTcccacacctgccacacctgctcTGCGTGTAGGGAGTTGTTTCCCATGTATATTTATTGCGACGTTGGAatcacgtcgctactttctgacgtggtctccacgtcgctacatAGTTGCCACTCGTGCTCTTGCGACGTGTTTGCCCACGTCGCTAGttttttgttgtgacgtgatattgcatgttgcgacgtggtatccacgtcgctgcagagcaTCTTTTTTGTAGTGTATTTTATCTACCGATCAATGTGACCCCTAATATTATCTcatttaggggtggcaaaacgggtccgaTCCACCGGATAATGCCCACATTTTTTCGTGGGACGGGCTAAGGTTATTTTGCGAAGTTTTTGGATGCGTACATTgatataaaattttgtatttttagactTTAAAGGTGCAGTGTTCGTAGGTCTGTCTGTCcttaggggtggcaaagcgggtCCGGTCCGTTGGGCATGTCCACACTTCAGTGGGCGGTGGGCCTGGGAATTAGGCATGCATCCTATATTGTGTTTGCCCTACCCCGTCCCGTTTTTTTGCAGGCTTTTGCGAACACGAACATTAACATGAATCTTTGTATTTGTAGGCTTAAAAGGTGTAGTGTCCGCCTCACCCTCAATGTTAGTGCGGAGTGGACGAAAGTTTTAGGCTCGCACCCTTAAGTATGTCCGCCCCAAACTGTCCTATTTTTTCAGAATTTTGCATGGACGGACATGCCTGTTTGCCACTTCTACCTATCATGTCCTACTTTTTCACGGAGGAAACAATATTTTTGACATCCACCTTCAATTATATCCattccaatttttaaaattttttgcaGGACGGGACAGGCATTTCCCGCATTTCCCTTTTGCTACCCTTAGTAACACCCTTTCACTTTATCCCACATTTAGGTAGCTCTTGGTTTGGTTCAATCCTTAATAAAAACACCAATTATTAGGGGCCATCCTTCAATCATACAATGGTTACCTATTATTAACCGTCATGATATGCTATATTTTACTGACTAATAAATGCTATATGCTCCACAACAAGTATATATGCACCAATCTCTTAATCAATGTCTTGTAACCTTCCAAAAATAATGGTGCAGCTACCCATTTGATTAAGTTGGAAAGGAGTAATTTCAGGCATTAAATTCCCTAACAATTAAATCGGTCCCattccaaaaaatatatatttaacaaAGTCCCCACTTTCTTGATGTAAAACTATTCCAAAAAAATTACTCCATTCCCCTATTAACACTCCAATTCTATATTTACATTGAACAATGTGAAATTTCTATTTATATTGCCTAAGAGTCATAACCATAAAAACAAATTAATGCCTCTAGAGTCTACACATGTAGATGTTTTTTGACTCCAATCTTGAGGCACTTTTTTAGATCTAAGTTTCACTCAACATGGTTTTGAATGATTgtgtcaatcatcatcatcatcatcattcatctgaAATGTCCTTTAGAATAACACAAGATAGTAGATTCTTCTCTAGGCTAATGTCCAAGGAAACCTCAAATGCAAACTCATCTTCAAGGAGAGTGTTCTACTATGGTGAAACATCAGTTGCTGTTCCTTTCACTTGGGAGGCACAGCCTGGAACACCTAAACATCCTTTGTCAGAAACCTCTCTACCTCCTCTCACACCTCCACCTTCTTATTCCACTACCAATAAGTCCAATGCCAAGAGAAGAAACTCAAAGCTCAACATGTTTTTAGCCATTTTGCCTAGGCTTGTTGGTTCAAGGAAGTCTCATGTTTCGCCGTCTT is part of the Vicia villosa cultivar HV-30 ecotype Madison, WI unplaced genomic scaffold, Vvil1.0 ctg.004122F_1_1, whole genome shotgun sequence genome and harbors:
- the LOC131641809 gene encoding uncharacterized protein LOC131641809, which encodes MVLNDCVNHHHHHHSSEMSFRITQDSRFFSRLMSKETSNANSSSRRVFYYGETSVAVPFTWEAQPGTPKHPLSETSLPPLTPPPSYSTTNKSNAKRRNSKLNMFLAILPRLVGSRKSHVSPSSSSSSWSSSSSSSSSSFSLRDGRLSRSRRGSRSLKNKISSGFRGCYPFGSMKNASVSHGAL